Below is a genomic region from Campylobacter concisus ATCC 51562.
CGGCGTGCAGATCATCGTTGAGTGTGCGACTGACAATCCAACTAGAACAGTTGCCAATGTTAAAGCTATATTTAGCAAAAATGGCGGAGAAATTTTGCCAAGTGGTAGCCTTAGCTTTATGTTTACAAGAAAGAGCGTTTTTGAGCTTGAAAAGCCAAGCGCAGACATCGAAGAGATCGAGCTTGAGCTGATAGATTATGGTCTAAGCGATATCGAGGCTGACGATGAGACGCTATTTGTCTATGGCGATTATGCAAATTTTGGTACACTTCATGAAGGTATCGAAAAGCTAAATTTAGTAGTTAAAAAAGCTTCACTTCAATACTTACCAAATCAAACTGTGAATCTAAGCGAAGAGCAAATGCTTGAGGTTGAAAGGCTTCTTGATAAGCTAGAAGACGATGATGACGTTCAAGCAGTTTATACAAATATCGAATAAAAGGGAGATACATGCGTTTTGATGAATTAAAAGTTTATGATATAAATTTAGACGAGCTTAAAAAAGATAAATTTGCAGTTTTAGAGACAGACAAAGGCGAGATCAGACTTGAACTTTTTGCAGAAGAAGCTCCACAAACTGTCGCAAATTTTATCCATTTGATAAAATCAGGCTTTTATAATGGACTAAATTTTCACAGAGTTATACCAAATTTTGTCATCCAAGGTGGCTGCCCAAATGGAACAGGCACAGGCGGTCCTGGCTGGAGAATAAAATGCGAATGCGATAAGCAAAAGGTAAAACACGAGCGCGGTAGCCTTAGCATGGCTCACGCAGGACGCGATACTGGCGGATCACAGTTTTTCATCTGTCACAGCAAGCAACCTCATCTTGATGGCGTGCATACAGTCTTTGGAAAGTGCGTTGATGAAGAGAGTCTAAAGGTGCTTGACGCTATAAGACAAGGCGATAAGATCATCTCTGCTAAGATCAGAGAAAGCCTATAAAGGGGAAATTTATGAATAATACTAAAAAGCAAGGAAATCTTGCTGTAAGATTATTTACCAATCTTGCCTTTTGGGTTGTGATCGGTATTGTTGGTGGCGTTATCGTTGGCATGGTTGCACCTGAGCTTGGTATAGCTAGCAAACCAGGCATTGATTATTTTATAAAAGCACTTAAAATTTTAATCGGCCCTATTATCTTTTTAACGATCGTTTCAGGTATCGTTGGGCTTGAGAGTTTAAAAGATCTTGGATCTATTGGATTAAAGGCATTTATCTATTTTGAGATAGTTAGCACACTTGCGCTTGCTGTTGGTATCATCTTTGGCGAGACACTTCGTCCAGGACATGGCATGAATCTTGACTACACTCAGCTTGATGCCTCAAGTGTGGCTAAATTTACATCTCAAGCTGCAAATATGGACGCAAATAGCGGATTTGTAGCACATACACTTCATCTTTTAAGAGGTGCTGTGCCAGTAGATGATATTTTCCCTTACGTACATATACTTGATCCATTTATAAAATCAAACACACTTCAAGTACTTTTCATGGCTATTATCGTTGCCATCGTACTTTCACTGCTAGCTCATGATAAAAAACAAGCTTGCCTAAAGCCACTTGAATTTATTCAGCACTATGTCTTAAAACTTCTTAGCTGGCTTATGCTCTTTAGCCCAGTGGCTGCATTTTCAGCTATGGCTTATCTGATCGGCAAATTTGGTATCGGAACGCTTCTTGGCATGATGGAGCTTTTGGTTGTTATGGCACTTGCAAGCTGCTTTTTCATATTTGTCGTGCTTGGTGTTATCTGCTATTTTGCAAAAATCAATGTCTTTAAATTTATGCGTTTTATCTCAAAAGAGGTATTGGTAGTCTTTGCGACAAGCTCGAGCGAAACAGCTCTTGCGCCACTTATGCAAAAGCTAGAATCAGCTGGTATAAATAGAGGCGCTGTTGGACTTATCATTCCAACTGGCTACTCATTTAACCTTGACTGCACCAACATCTATCTAAGTTTAAGCGTTATTTTCCTAGCTCAAGCTTTCAACATCCCGCTAAGCTTTGAGCATCTAATAAGTATACTAATCGTACTAATGATCACAAGCAAAGGCGCTGTTGGCGTGACAGGATCAGGCTTTGTCGTCCTTGCTGGAACACTAAGCGCACTTCCAAGCACTGGCATACCAGTCGTCACCGTAGCCGTGCTACTTGGCGTTGATAAATTTATGTCAGAAATGCGTGCTGTTGGCAATCTCTGCGGTAATGCCGTTGGCTGCATGATAGTTTCTATCTGGGATAAAAAAGTAGATATGGATAAATTTAGATACGCACTAGATCATCCAGAGGAATTTCACTTCCACTCATAATATACATTTATAACTATAAGGGCAACTTTGCCCTTATTTTTCTCTTTTTATTCTAAATTTATCCGATCTATCTCCTCCTCTCAAACCTATAAAAATTTTTAGAAAACAACACAATAAATGATATTTGATAACTGGTTCAAGCGCAAAAAGAAAAACTAGGGACTAAGTGTAATAGGAAAATTTTGTTAGTAACTCATATATTTGGCA
It encodes:
- a CDS encoding peptidylprolyl isomerase is translated as MRFDELKVYDINLDELKKDKFAVLETDKGEIRLELFAEEAPQTVANFIHLIKSGFYNGLNFHRVIPNFVIQGGCPNGTGTGGPGWRIKCECDKQKVKHERGSLSMAHAGRDTGGSQFFICHSKQPHLDGVHTVFGKCVDEESLKVLDAIRQGDKIISAKIRESL
- a CDS encoding cation:dicarboxylate symporter family transporter gives rise to the protein MNNTKKQGNLAVRLFTNLAFWVVIGIVGGVIVGMVAPELGIASKPGIDYFIKALKILIGPIIFLTIVSGIVGLESLKDLGSIGLKAFIYFEIVSTLALAVGIIFGETLRPGHGMNLDYTQLDASSVAKFTSQAANMDANSGFVAHTLHLLRGAVPVDDIFPYVHILDPFIKSNTLQVLFMAIIVAIVLSLLAHDKKQACLKPLEFIQHYVLKLLSWLMLFSPVAAFSAMAYLIGKFGIGTLLGMMELLVVMALASCFFIFVVLGVICYFAKINVFKFMRFISKEVLVVFATSSSETALAPLMQKLESAGINRGAVGLIIPTGYSFNLDCTNIYLSLSVIFLAQAFNIPLSFEHLISILIVLMITSKGAVGVTGSGFVVLAGTLSALPSTGIPVVTVAVLLGVDKFMSEMRAVGNLCGNAVGCMIVSIWDKKVDMDKFRYALDHPEEFHFHS
- a CDS encoding YebC/PmpR family DNA-binding transcriptional regulator codes for the protein MGRAFEYRRAAKEARWDKMSKVFPKLAKAITVAAKDGGCDPDMNPKLRAAIAAAKAENMPKDNIDAAIKRANGKDSADIKTIFYDGKAAHGVQIIVECATDNPTRTVANVKAIFSKNGGEILPSGSLSFMFTRKSVFELEKPSADIEEIELELIDYGLSDIEADDETLFVYGDYANFGTLHEGIEKLNLVVKKASLQYLPNQTVNLSEEQMLEVERLLDKLEDDDDVQAVYTNIE